A genomic segment from Flavobacterium inviolabile encodes:
- a CDS encoding DUF6702 family protein, producing MIKMLRYGLLIVLFTGLSAMSLHKFYVSIFQMNYVPEKKTMQITARIFTDDLEKALEKKSKKKIYLATPKEAPETEELLKKYLAEKVRIKINNTEKTIRFLGRETEDDVEICYLTVPVSEKINTLEVYNTVLTEIFPDQQNIIHTSVNSNKKSLLLTNSKPKELIEY from the coding sequence ATGATAAAAATGCTGCGATACGGACTTTTGATAGTACTTTTTACAGGACTCAGCGCTATGAGCCTGCATAAATTCTATGTTTCTATTTTCCAGATGAATTATGTCCCGGAGAAAAAGACCATGCAGATTACGGCAAGGATTTTTACAGATGATTTAGAGAAAGCGCTGGAGAAAAAAAGTAAAAAGAAAATTTACCTGGCAACGCCTAAAGAAGCCCCGGAAACAGAAGAATTACTAAAAAAATACCTGGCTGAAAAGGTGCGCATCAAAATCAACAATACCGAAAAAACAATCCGGTTTTTAGGAAGAGAAACAGAAGACGATGTGGAGATCTGTTACCTTACGGTGCCGGTATCTGAAAAAATAAACACCCTGGAAGTTTACAATACAGTGCTGACGGAAATTTTTCCGGACCAGCAAAATATAATTCATACCAGTGTTAACAGTAACAAAAAGAGTCTTTTGCTTACTAATAGTAAACCAAAAGAACTTATCGAATATTAG